The Acidobacteriota bacterium genome contains the following window.
CAAGGTCGAGCCCGAGGTGCGCGAGCGCGACGAGAACGTCGCCGACATTCTGGTCAAGATCGACGAGGGCGATCGCTACCAGGTCGGCAAGATCGAGTTCAAGGGCAACACCCGCACCAAAGACAAGGTGCTGCGGCGCCAGGTGCGGGTGCAGGAAGGCTTCGTCATGAACCTCGGGGCGCTGCGCTCGAGCGTCTACAAGGTGAACCAGCTGGGCTACTTCCAGCTCGACGAGGAAGACCCGGTGCAGGTCGATGTCGATTCCGAGGAGAAGAAGGTCAACCTGACCTTCGAGGGCGAGGAGTCGGACCGCACCGAGCTGCAGTTCGGTGGCGGTTGGAGCGAGTTCGACGGCTTCTTCGGCCAGTTCTCGATCCGCACCCAGAACTTCCTCGGCCGCGGCGAGTCGGTGCAGGCGTCGTTCCAGTCGGGACGCTTCCGTACCCTCTTCGACCTCGGCTACTTCGTGCCCTTCTTCCGCGACCGGCCGCAGACCGTCGGCGTGCGGGTTTTCAAGAGCGAGCAGGACTACGGCTCCCTCAGCGAGTTCCAGGACTTCCTGCAGAACCAGGAGGGCATCCAGCTCACCTACGGTCGCAACTTCGGGCTCTTCCAGTCCTTCGCGGTGAACTACACCTTCGCCAAGTTCGAAGACCGCCAGACCTTCTTCCTGCCCGGCAATCCCCAAGGGGATCCGCCGACGGAGGACGAGTTCGTCACCTTCGAGCGCGACATCGACAGCTCGTCGATCCGGCCGATCTGGTCCTTCAACAGCATCGACAACCGCTTCGAGCCCACCCGCGGGCGGCGCTTCTCGCTGTCGACGGAGTACTCCGGCGGCTTCCTCGGCGGCACCAATGAGTTCATTCGGCCGGAGCTCAAGCTCAGCCTCTTCCAGCCGCTCAACGACTACCCGACCAAGCACATCGTGGCGGTCAACCTGGAGGGCGGCTACATCGAGCCCTTCGGCGAGGGACTGCTGTCGGTGTTCGAGTACTACGTTCTCGGCGGCGAGCGCTCGATCCGTGGCCACGCCCGGCGCTCCCTCTTTCCGCGCGACGCCGGCGGCAACCTGATTCGCGACGAATCCGGCTTGGTGATCGGCGGCGACCGCTACGTTCAGGCCAACCTCGAATATCATTACCTCGCCGGCGGCCCCTTTCGGGTCATCCTCTTCGCCGATGCGGCCCAGACCTGGGCTCCCGACGTCTCCCTGGATCCGAGCGACTTGCGCTACACGGCGGGAGCGGAGTTGCGGGTGCTGGTACCGGTGTTCGGTGCTCCCTTGCGTTTCATCTATGCGTTCAACCTGAACCCCGAGCCGTTCGACGAATTCGAGCAGTTTCAGTTCACGATCGGCAGCAGCTTCTAAGCTAGAGGCCCTCAGTAACCGAAGGAGAAAGACCGATGTTCCAGAGTACTTCGCCCCTCGTGCGTCTCATGATCGCCCTGCTCTTCGTGGGTTTCCTGGCGGCCGGCACGGCCAGCGCCCAGGACATGAAGATCGCCGTCATCAACACCGAGAAGGTGCTGCTCGAGTCGCAGACCGGCAAGACCGCCCTCGACGAGCTGCGCACCCTCACGGATTCGAAGCAGAAGGAAGGCGAGACCAAGCAGAAGGAGCTCGAAGAGCTGCGTAAGCGCTTGGCCGACGGTGCCCTTTCCCTGTCCGAGGACAAGCTCGCCGAGCTGCAGCGCCAGGCCGAGGACCTCACCATCGAGCTGCGCCGCTTCCAGGACGACGCCAATCGCGACCTCAACAAGCGTCGTGAGGAGATCCTGGCCGACATCGACCGCAAGGTCATGCCGATCATCACCGCCTACGGCAAGGAGCAGGGCCTGACGATGATTTTCCGCAAGTTCGAGAGCGGCCTGATCTTCGCCTCCGAGCAGGTCGACATCACGGATGCGGTGATTCAGCGCCTCGATTCGGGTAGCTGACGTGCCCAGCCTCGGGGAGCTGGCGGAGGCCCTCGGCGGTCGCGTCGAGGGCGACCGTGAGCTCGAGATCGCCGACCTGCGTAACCTCGGAGACGCCGGCAAGACCGATCTCGCGCCCTTCCTCAGCCGCCGCTTTCGGCGCGCCGCGGCCGACAGCTCGGCCGCGGCCCTGCTGGTTCCCCCGGGCCTCGAGGATCCTCGTGCCCGGCCTCTCCTGATCCACGATCAGCCGCGCCACGCGATGGCGGAGCTCCTCGACCTCCTGTATCCCAAGGATCTGCCGGCCCCTGGAGTTCATCCGACGGCGGTCGTCGCCGAAGACAGCGACATCGACCCCGGCGCCACCATCGGTCCCTACGCGGTGGTCGGGTCGGGCTCTCGCATCGCTGCCGCGGTGCTGTCGGCCCATGTGGTGGTGGGGGAGGGCTGTCAGATCGCTGCCGGCTGCTACCTCTACCCCCACGTCGTGCTCTATCCCGGCACCGAGCTTGGAGAGGGCTGCGAAATTCACTCTGGAACCGTTCTCGGAGCCGACGGATTCGGGTACGCTTCCGACGCCCGCGGCCATCGCAAGGTGCCGCAGGTCGGCCGGGTGGTGATCGAGGCCGGGGTCGAGGTCGGAGCCAACGCCGCGATCGATCGCGCCACCCTCGGGGAAACCCGTATCGGGGCCGGCTCCAAGATTGATAATCTGGTCCAAATAGGCCACAACTCAACGTTGGGGGAGGCCTGCATTCTGTCCGGGCAGGCCGGCCTCGCGGGGAGCACTCGCCTCGGCAAAGGGGTGGTCTTCGGCGGTCAGAGTGGTGCCACCGGACACCTCGAGGTGGGGGATGGCACCCAGGTCGCCGGCAAGGCCGCGGTCATGGGGTCGCTGCCGGCGGGGATCAAGGTTGCAGGGATCCCGGCCGGCGATCTCGGTCGCTGGCGCCGCCAGGTGGTTCTGCAGAGCAAGCTCGAGACGATGGCGAAGCGCCTCGCCGAGCTCGAACGACGACTGAGCCGTCGCGAGTCGGAAAGCGAAGTCGAGAGTGGAGAGGAGAGCTGACGTGAGCGCCGAAGACGGCCCTTGGGACATTCGCTGGGTTCTGTCGATGCTGCCCCATCGCTACCCCATCCTGCTCGTCGACCGAGTGCTGGAGATGGTGGCCGGTGAGCGCATCGTGGCGATCAAGAACGTGACCATCAACGAGCCCTTCTTCGCCGGCCACTTTCCCGGCCATCCGGTGGTTCCGGGAGTGCTCCTGATCGAAGGGCTGGCGCAGGCCGGGGGCTGCCTGGTGCTGCACGATCACCCCGACCGGGACAACAAGCTGCTCTACTTCACCTCGATCGAGAAGGCCAAGTTCCGTCGGCCGGTGATTCCGGGGGACCAGGTGCGCTACGAGGTCGAGATTCTGCGCTTCAAGCCGCGCTTCTGCCGCCTCGCCGGGCGTGCCCTGGTGGACGGTCAGGTGGCCACCGAAGCCGTGCTCTCTTCGGCGATGGTCGACCGCTAGTCCGATGGCGAGCAAGATTCATCCCACCGCGGTGATCGATTCTTCGGCGCAGCTGGCGGAAGGCGTCGAGGTCGGAGCCTACGCCGTCATCGGCCCCGATGTGGTGATCGGTGAAGGCTGCGAGATCGGCTCCCTGGCCAGCGTGCAGGCGGCGACCCGCCTCGGTCGCAGCAACCGAGTCTTTCCCCATGCCTGTATCGGCTTCGAGCCACAGGACCTGAAGTTCGAGGGCGAGGACGTTTTCCTCGAGGTCGGCGACGGCAACCACTTCCGCGAGTTCTGCACCATCCATCGCGGCACCGGCGTCGGCGGGGGAGTGACCCGGATCGGTGACGACAACCTGTTCATGGCCTACTCCCACGTCGCCCACGATGCCCAGGTCGGCAGCCGGACGGTGTTCGTCAACGGCGCCACCCTCGCCGGTCACGTCGAGGTCCAGGACGATGCCACCATCGGCGCCAACAGCGCCGTCCATCAGTTTTGCCGCGTCGGGCGGCACGCCTATATCGGGGGCTACTCGGTGATCACCATGGACGCCCTGCCGTTCGTCAAGACGGTCGGCGCGAAGGCCGCCTGCTACGGTCTCAACACCGTCGGACTGCGTCGCAAAGGAGTGGCGCGCGAGAGCATCAAGCGCCTCGAGCAAGCCCTGCGTTTGCTGCTCAATTCGGGCCTCAACACTTCGCAGGCGGTGGCGGCGATGGGCGAGGATCTGGAGGGCGACGCCGAGGTCGACTTCCTGATCGACTTCGTCACCTCGGCCAAGCGTGGCTACGTCAAAGCGCTGCCCGGTAGCCGCGGTGATCGCGGAGGTCGCCATGGCTGACACCCTGCGCTGCGCCGTCATCGGGGTCGGCTCTCTGGGCTATCACCACGCTCGCATCCTCGCCTCGATGGAGGGCGTGGAGCTGGTCGGAATCTTCGACACCGAGCCGGAGAATGCGGCGCGGGCTGTGAACGACCACGGTACCCGCGCCTTCGACCGCCTCGAGGATGTCGCCGACGCTGCCCAGGTGGTGGTGGTGGCGGCGCCGACGGTGGCCCATGCCGATCTCGGGGCTCCGCTCCTCGAGCGCGGCATCCACGTCCTGGTGGAGAAGCCGATGGCGAGCTCCCTCGCGGAGGCCGATCGCCTGCTGGCCGCCGCCGAGAAGACGCCCGGAACGGTGCTCGCCGTCGGCCATGTCGAGTTCTACAACCCGGCGGTTCAGGCTCTCCTCGCCCTCGGGCAGCCGTCCCGTTTTCTCGAAGTCCAGCGGCTGTCGACCTTCACGCCGCGCAGCCTCGATGTCGACGTGGTTCTCGACCTGATGATCCACGACCTGCAGATTCTCCACGCCCTCGATCCCAGCCCGATCGCGGAGGTCCGAGCGACGGGCATCGACGTCCTGTCCCCCCGGATCGACATCGCCAATGTCCGCATCGAGCTCGAATCCGGGGCGGTGGCCAATCTCACCGCCTCGCGGGTGTCGGCCGAGCGGGTTCGCAAGCTGCGGGTCTTCCAGCCCCAGCGCTACTACTCCCTCGACTATCAGAAGCAGGAGATCAAGGGCTTCCGACTGGAAGACGGGGAGGCCTTGCGGAAGATCGTGCCCGATGACCAGGCGGTGGAGTCGCGCGAGCCGCTACGCGCCGAGCTCGAGGCTTTTACCGCTGCCTGTCGCGGAGAGACGGTGCCCTTTGTCGATGGTGCGCAGGGGCGCCGGGCGCTGGCTACGGCGCTGGCGATCACCGCCGCCATCGCCGAGCAAAAGACCTGACCCCAGAGGACTGACGCGATGGAGAAGGTACGGATCGGAGTGATCGGCGGGAGCGGACTGTACGCCATGGACGGTCTCGAGGACCTCACCGAGCGACGCCTGGCGACACCCTTCGGAGACCCTTCCGACTGCTACATGCTGGGCCACCTCGATGGCGTGCCGGTGGCCTTCTTGCCGCGCCACGGTCGCGGCCATCGGCTTTTGCCGACGGAGGTCAACTACCGCGCCAATATCTTCGGCTTCAAGCTTCTCGGCGTCGATTGGCTGATCTCCGTCAGCGCCGTCGGCTCGCTGCGGGAAGCCTACGCTCCGGGGCACGTGGTGGTGCCGGATCAGTTCTTCGACCGCACTCGTCATCGCGCCGACACCTTCTTCGGCGAGGGACTGGTGGCCCACGTCTCGCTGGCGGATCCGGTGAGCGCGGCTCTCCAGGGGGTGCTCGCGGCGGCCGCCGAGGAGGCCGGAGCGACGGTGCATCGGGGCGGTACCTATGTCTGCATGGAGGGGCCCCAGTTCTCGACCCGGGCGGAGTCTCACACCTACCGCCAGTGGGGTATGGACATCATCGGCATGACCAACCTCCAGGAGGCTCGCTTGGCGCGCGAAGCGGAGCTGTCCTACGCCACCTTGGCGATGGTGACGGACTACGACTGCTGGCATGAGAGCGAAGAGGCGGTCGAGGTCGAGGCGGTGCTCGCGGTGCTACGACAGAATGCCGTCCTCGGCCAGGAGACGGTGCGCCGGGCGGTGGCTGCCCTGAGCGCTCCGGGGGCTCCGTCACCGGACTGCAGCTCGGCCCTCGAGTTCGCCCTGGTCAGCGATCCCAGCGGCGTTCCCGAGGCCACCCTCGACAAGCTGAGACCGATCGTCGGCAAGTATTTCGAGCGATGAGCCGAGTTCTGGTCACCAACGACGACGGAGTTTTCTCCGAAGGCATTCGTTTGCTCGCCGAGTCGCTGGAGTCGGTGGCCGAGGTCCTGGTCGTTGCCCCGGATCGCGAGCAGAGCGCCTCCGGTCATTCCCTGACGCTGCATCGACCCTTGCGTCTACGCAAGCTCGAGGCGGGGTGGTACACGGTCGACGGCACGCCCACCGATTGCGTCAACCTGGGGGTGCTTCATCTGCTGGCCGACGACCCGCCGGATCTGGTGGTTTCGGGGATCAACTTCGGCGCCAATCTGGGAGACGACGTCACCTACTCGGGAACCGTCAGCGCCGCCTTCGAGGGCAATCTCCTCGGCATTCCGTCGCTGGCCCTCAGCCAGTGCATCGGCGAGCCCTTCAGCTTCGATGCCGGGGCGCGCTTCGCGCGCTCGATGGTGGCGCGGTTGCTGGCCGCTCCGCTGCCCGAGGACCTCCTGCTGAGCGTCAATTTCCCTCCCGGTGAGCTGCGCGGCGTGCGCACGACCCGTCTCGGCAAACGGCGCTACGAGCAGACCATCGTGCGCGAGAAGGATCCCCGCGGCCGGGAGCACTTCTGGATCGCCGGGACGCCGGTCTGGGCCGACGAGGAAGGCACCGACCATCGCGCCATCGCGGAGGGCTGCGTCTCGGTGACGCCGCTTCATCTCGACCTCACCGACTACGACGGCATCGAGCACTTCGCCGGCCTGGCGCAGCAGCTCTCGGACGGCGATCTCGGCTGATGCCCGACTATGCCTATCTGCGCCAGCGCATGGTGCGGAAGCACATCGCCGCTCGCGGGGTGTCCGATCCACGGGTGCTGCAGGCGATGGCGGAGATTCCTCGCCACGACTACGTGCCGGAGCACCTCGCCGCTCAGGCCTACGGTGATCACGCTCTGCCGATCGGGTCGAATCAGACCATCTCGCAGCCCTATGTGGTGGCCCGCATGACCGAGCTCCTGGCCGTCGAGGCGGAGCATTCGGTGCTCGAGATCGGCACCGGCTCGGGTTACCAGACCGCCATCCTGGCGCGCCTGGCACGCCGCGTTTACAGTCTCGAGCGGGTGCCGGAGCTGGCCCGCCGGGCGATTCGGCGGATGCGGCAGCTCGGCCTCGACAACGTCAAGGTGCAGACCTTCGACGGCACCGTCGGCTGGAGCGACGTGGCGCCCTTTCATCGCATCCTGGTGACCGCCGGAGCCCCGGCGGTGCCGCGCCCGCTGATCGATCAGCTCGGCCCCGGTGGACGTCTGCTGGTACCGGAAGGGGATCGCTCTGGCCAGCGACTGACCATGTATCAAAAAACTGCCGAAGGCGAGATCATCCGGCAGACCGGTGAGGCCGTGACCTTCGTGCCCTTGGTCGGGCGTCACGGCTGGCCGGAGCTCTGACCGCGTCCGTCCGGTAACGCAATACTCGAGAGGCTGCACGTCGATGGAGACCATCAAGCACTGGTTCGAAGCCCTCAAGGGAGCTCTCCTCGAGCTTCTGCACTGGGTCGAAGGGTTCGCCGACAGCCCGTCCGGCGCTACCGCCCTGTTCTTCATCGCATTTGCCGAAAGCAGCTTTTTTCCGATCCCGCCGGATGTCCTGCTGATTCCCCTCTGCATCGGCGATCCCAGTCGGGCCTTTCTGTTCGCCGGCCTGTGCAGTGCCGGATCCGTTCTCGGGGGCGTCGCCGGCTACGGCATTGGCCGCTGGGGCGGACGGCCTTTACTGCAGAAGCTATTCAAGGCGGAGCGCCTCGAGTCCGTCGAGCGCTACTTCGACCGCTACAACGCCTGGGCCATCGGCATCGCCGGGCTGACCCCGATTCCCTACAAGGTGTTCACCCTTTCCGGCGGCGCCTTCGCGATCAACTTCCGGGTTTTCCTGGTCGCCTCGATCCTGGCACGCAGCCTTCGTTTCTTTGCCCTGGCGACCTTGCTGTACTTCTTCGGAGAGCCGATTCGAGAGTTCATCGAGAACTATCTCGACTGGCTCAGTCTGGCCTTTGTCGTGTTGCTGATCGCGGGCTTCGTTTTCGCCGGCGGTGGCTTGCGACGAGCCTCCCGAGACTCGGAAGCGTCCCCCGAGGAGCAATCCTGAGGTATCGCGAGGACTGTCCGTGAGACCGCACCCCTGGAGCATCCGATGAACGACCTCAAGGCTCTGATTCGCGAGATCCCCGATTTCCCGAAGCCCGGCATTCTGTTTTACGACATCACGACCCTGATCGAGGATCCGCTCGGCCTGCGCAAGACCATCGACCGGTTCGTGTGGCTCTTCTCGCAGCGCGAGATCGACAAGGTGGTGGCGATCGAATCTCGGGGATTTCTTTTCGGACCGAGCGTGGCCTACAACCTCAATGCCGGCTTCGTGCCGGTGCGAAAGCCCGGCAAGCTACCGGGGGAGACGGTGGGGCAGAGCTATGACCTCGAGTACGGCAGCGACCGTCTCGAGATGCATGCCGGCGCCGTGGCCGAGGGGGAGCGCGTGCTGATCGTCGACGACCTGCTGGCCACCGGCGGCACGGCCCAAGCGACCTGTAACCTGGTGGAGAGCCAGGGAGGCGAGGTCGCGGGTCTCGGCTTCATCGTCGAGCTCGACTTCCTGGCTGGCCGCCAGCGCCTCGAGGGCTACTCCGTCGAGTCCCTGATCCACTACTGACGACCGCTGATCGAGCGGCGTTTCCAGGCTCGCAGGCTGGGCAGAGCCCGCGCCGTCCAGAGCTGGAAGCAGAGACAGGTCCAGAGCACGATCCCGGCGCTGCCCCGGTCCCGTCGGCGCGCTCGGTCCAGCCAGTCGGCTCGCACCCACTGCTGCCAGGAGGCGTCCTCCGCGGCCAGCAAGGCCTCCGTGGGGGCCTGCTCCAGAGCGTCCCAGAAGACGAGCTCGAAGGAGGTCTTGTCGCGGCGGTTGAGGATCTCGTCCGGCACTCGGCCGCGCAGGGCCCGGCGAATCACGGGTCGCCCCTGGCCGCGCCACCGCAGATCCTCCGTCGGCAAGCGCAGGGCGAGCTCGACGACCCTGCGGTCGTGCAGCGGATACCGCACCTCGACACCGTGGCGGGCGGCGAAGAAGCGCTCGACGGCGAAGCCGTGACCGTTCATCAGCTCGAGCAGACGTAGGTATTGGGTCGGTCGGCGCGAGCGCGCCGCCTCTTGGGGCCAGGGTGGCTCTGCGGGAAGGGTGCGGCGGGCCTCGGCGGTGAGCCACGGCGGGGCATCGGAGCGTCGTCGCAGTCGGGCGGCGACCCGTGGCGGGAGGCCGGCTCCGGCGAGCCGGCGGGCTCCGCCGGCTCCGACGCTGGCCCGCGCCGCGGTGGCGAAGCGGCCGCTGCGTAGCAGCTCCCAAAGCCAGCGTTCGGTGCCGCCATAGAGCTGATCTCCCAGCATGCCCGAGAGCTGGACCGAGAGCCCGGCGTCGGCAATCGCGGCGTAGCTTCGCTGATGAAAGCGTCGATAGGCGTTCTGCTCCGGAGTGGTGGGGTGCAGCGGCCAACTGGGCAGCTCTGTCAGCGGCCCGGCATCGTCGCAGAGGACTTCGCGAAAGGGCAGTGAGTGGGCCGCGATCAGAGGCCGGGTGTAGGTCCGCTCGTCGCAGCGAGGAAAGCGGTCGAAGGTCCAGGACACGGCCAGCGGCGGCGGGCCGATCTCGGCGGCGAGGGCGGCGAGGGCGGTCGAGTCGAGGCCGCCGCTCAAGGACACCGCGGTGCGCGAGCGTGACCGCAGGCGGCAGCGGACGGCTTCGGCGACGGTGCCGCGAAAGGCCTCGGCGCGAACTCGCGGCGAGGCCCGCAAGGGGGCGGCATGGGGAACGAAGGGCCACCAGCGCGTCGCCTTTTCATCGTCCCCGGTGATGGCGAGGATCTCTCCCGGAAGGAGCTGCTCGACACCCTGAAAGAAGGTCCGTCGGCCGGTGAGCTCGCGGACCGCGAAGAACTGACTCATCCGCTGGCGGTCGAGCTCCATTTCGACCTCCGGGTGGCCGATGATGGCGAGCTCCTCGGTGGCCGCGATCAGGAGATCCGATCGCCGGTGACAGAAAAGGGCCCGGCTCCCCAGGGGGTCGCGAGCCAGCAGGAGGCGCTTGTCCCGCGGCTCGTAGAGGGCGAGCGCAAACGGTCCGAGAAAGCGCTCGAAGGCGGCCTCGCCCCAGCGCTCGTAGGCGCGAGCGACCACCGCGGCATCACTTTCGGTCGCGCTGGCGGAGAGCTCCGGACGATTGTCGAGGCGGCCCTGGAAGAGGATCACGACGCCGCTCCCGGGCGAGACGAAGGGCACTACCGAATCGATCTCTTCGTCGGTCGTCCAGTGGGCGTGCTGGATCGCCGCGAAGGGCCCTTGGCTCCAGGCGCCACGGCCGTCCGGGCCGGTGCCGCCGAGGAGATCGGCCGATGCCTCGAGGCCACGCTCCTCGGCAGGGCGGCCGTTGCGTCGGAAGAGCAGGGCGAAGCCGGACCGGGGAGTCTCCCGGGCGATCCGAATCGGATCCTCGAAGGGAAGACCGCTTGCCGAGGCCGGCTTCAAGGGCGGGGCAAGAGAAGCGCCGGGTCGCCGAGGAGAGTCCACCCGAGGAGAATATCGGCCTGCTCCGGTCGTTGCACCGCCAGCTCCCGCTTGACCGCGATCATGGTCTCGCCGACGGTGGCCTCGGGAGCCAGCAAGCGGGCGAGGAAGTCGGGCCCCATGAGGGTTTCGAGGGAGCCTTCGGTGAGGGTTGCGGCGCCGACGACGGCGGCGGCACCCTGTGGTCCGGCGAGCAGCAGACGGTGGCCGAGGGTGTCGTAACGGGGCGACACGTGGTATGTGTTCCAGCAACCCCACTGAGCGACCAGAGAAGGCTGCCCGTGATTGCCGAGGTGGTCGACGTCGGAGGCCCGGAACAAGCCGTCGAAGGTCCACGAGGTCGGTCCGGAGTGGCCGACGAAGGCGATCAGCCCGGGCCCCTCGTCGAAGGCCGTCAGCAGGGCCGAGCGGGCGTCGTCCAAGGGCTGATGGTCGAGGTTCACCAGCTGATGCTGCCAAGAACGCGGCAGCCGCTCCGCCATGTCGTTGGCCGAGCCACCGTATCGACCGCTCGCTTCGTCATCGGAGACCAGCAGGGCGTGCCGCCGGGCCGCCGGAAAGGCGAGTGTCTTGGCGAGCACCAGATCGAGCTCGGCGACCGTTCTGACTGGCCAACGGCCCACCGGGATCTCGGGAATGCCGTC
Protein-coding sequences here:
- the bamA gene encoding outer membrane protein assembly factor BamA, producing the protein MLALMAGLWIAGLPLVGQEESLDGQIIQGIELQGLETLTDETVLYYLGLEEGQVFDSEALNRNIQALWQRDLIGDIEIDSAIVAGGLRLIIKVVERPILLSIDYQGLDKVGRGEIRDLIVEERLDVREGGPLKRGELNRLAGAIKQLYRDKGYRFAEVSFDLENVRANERRALFTIDEGDRVRIQKIDFEGNTVYSDLRLRTKMRKTRESGLLSRVLKKDIYNPAGLEEDLDKVEELYRNAGYKNVLLGDPEIDVQPVGSDEKRRIFLTIPVEEGERWRFGEITIEGNETYSDQALLRVFQNKSGSWLRANLIDEGVESVTDLYKNTGYMFAKVEPEVRERDENVADILVKIDEGDRYQVGKIEFKGNTRTKDKVLRRQVRVQEGFVMNLGALRSSVYKVNQLGYFQLDEEDPVQVDVDSEEKKVNLTFEGEESDRTELQFGGGWSEFDGFFGQFSIRTQNFLGRGESVQASFQSGRFRTLFDLGYFVPFFRDRPQTVGVRVFKSEQDYGSLSEFQDFLQNQEGIQLTYGRNFGLFQSFAVNYTFAKFEDRQTFFLPGNPQGDPPTEDEFVTFERDIDSSSIRPIWSFNSIDNRFEPTRGRRFSLSTEYSGGFLGGTNEFIRPELKLSLFQPLNDYPTKHIVAVNLEGGYIEPFGEGLLSVFEYYVLGGERSIRGHARRSLFPRDAGGNLIRDESGLVIGGDRYVQANLEYHYLAGGPFRVILFADAAQTWAPDVSLDPSDLRYTAGAELRVLVPVFGAPLRFIYAFNLNPEPFDEFEQFQFTIGSSF
- a CDS encoding OmpH family outer membrane protein; translated protein: MFQSTSPLVRLMIALLFVGFLAAGTASAQDMKIAVINTEKVLLESQTGKTALDELRTLTDSKQKEGETKQKELEELRKRLADGALSLSEDKLAELQRQAEDLTIELRRFQDDANRDLNKRREEILADIDRKVMPIITAYGKEQGLTMIFRKFESGLIFASEQVDITDAVIQRLDSGS
- the lpxD gene encoding UDP-3-O-(3-hydroxymyristoyl)glucosamine N-acyltransferase, producing the protein MPSLGELAEALGGRVEGDRELEIADLRNLGDAGKTDLAPFLSRRFRRAAADSSAAALLVPPGLEDPRARPLLIHDQPRHAMAELLDLLYPKDLPAPGVHPTAVVAEDSDIDPGATIGPYAVVGSGSRIAAAVLSAHVVVGEGCQIAAGCYLYPHVVLYPGTELGEGCEIHSGTVLGADGFGYASDARGHRKVPQVGRVVIEAGVEVGANAAIDRATLGETRIGAGSKIDNLVQIGHNSTLGEACILSGQAGLAGSTRLGKGVVFGGQSGATGHLEVGDGTQVAGKAAVMGSLPAGIKVAGIPAGDLGRWRRQVVLQSKLETMAKRLAELERRLSRRESESEVESGEES
- the fabZ gene encoding 3-hydroxyacyl-ACP dehydratase FabZ, which produces MSAEDGPWDIRWVLSMLPHRYPILLVDRVLEMVAGERIVAIKNVTINEPFFAGHFPGHPVVPGVLLIEGLAQAGGCLVLHDHPDRDNKLLYFTSIEKAKFRRPVIPGDQVRYEVEILRFKPRFCRLAGRALVDGQVATEAVLSSAMVDR
- the lpxA gene encoding acyl-ACP--UDP-N-acetylglucosamine O-acyltransferase yields the protein MASKIHPTAVIDSSAQLAEGVEVGAYAVIGPDVVIGEGCEIGSLASVQAATRLGRSNRVFPHACIGFEPQDLKFEGEDVFLEVGDGNHFREFCTIHRGTGVGGGVTRIGDDNLFMAYSHVAHDAQVGSRTVFVNGATLAGHVEVQDDATIGANSAVHQFCRVGRHAYIGGYSVITMDALPFVKTVGAKAACYGLNTVGLRRKGVARESIKRLEQALRLLLNSGLNTSQAVAAMGEDLEGDAEVDFLIDFVTSAKRGYVKALPGSRGDRGGRHG
- a CDS encoding Gfo/Idh/MocA family oxidoreductase; this translates as MADTLRCAVIGVGSLGYHHARILASMEGVELVGIFDTEPENAARAVNDHGTRAFDRLEDVADAAQVVVVAAPTVAHADLGAPLLERGIHVLVEKPMASSLAEADRLLAAAEKTPGTVLAVGHVEFYNPAVQALLALGQPSRFLEVQRLSTFTPRSLDVDVVLDLMIHDLQILHALDPSPIAEVRATGIDVLSPRIDIANVRIELESGAVANLTASRVSAERVRKLRVFQPQRYYSLDYQKQEIKGFRLEDGEALRKIVPDDQAVESREPLRAELEAFTAACRGETVPFVDGAQGRRALATALAITAAIAEQKT
- the mtnP gene encoding S-methyl-5'-thioadenosine phosphorylase; this encodes MEKVRIGVIGGSGLYAMDGLEDLTERRLATPFGDPSDCYMLGHLDGVPVAFLPRHGRGHRLLPTEVNYRANIFGFKLLGVDWLISVSAVGSLREAYAPGHVVVPDQFFDRTRHRADTFFGEGLVAHVSLADPVSAALQGVLAAAAEEAGATVHRGGTYVCMEGPQFSTRAESHTYRQWGMDIIGMTNLQEARLAREAELSYATLAMVTDYDCWHESEEAVEVEAVLAVLRQNAVLGQETVRRAVAALSAPGAPSPDCSSALEFALVSDPSGVPEATLDKLRPIVGKYFER
- the surE gene encoding 5'/3'-nucleotidase SurE, whose protein sequence is MSRVLVTNDDGVFSEGIRLLAESLESVAEVLVVAPDREQSASGHSLTLHRPLRLRKLEAGWYTVDGTPTDCVNLGVLHLLADDPPDLVVSGINFGANLGDDVTYSGTVSAAFEGNLLGIPSLALSQCIGEPFSFDAGARFARSMVARLLAAPLPEDLLLSVNFPPGELRGVRTTRLGKRRYEQTIVREKDPRGREHFWIAGTPVWADEEGTDHRAIAEGCVSVTPLHLDLTDYDGIEHFAGLAQQLSDGDLG
- a CDS encoding protein-L-isoaspartate(D-aspartate) O-methyltransferase translates to MPDYAYLRQRMVRKHIAARGVSDPRVLQAMAEIPRHDYVPEHLAAQAYGDHALPIGSNQTISQPYVVARMTELLAVEAEHSVLEIGTGSGYQTAILARLARRVYSLERVPELARRAIRRMRQLGLDNVKVQTFDGTVGWSDVAPFHRILVTAGAPAVPRPLIDQLGPGGRLLVPEGDRSGQRLTMYQKTAEGEIIRQTGEAVTFVPLVGRHGWPEL
- a CDS encoding YqaA family protein, whose amino-acid sequence is METIKHWFEALKGALLELLHWVEGFADSPSGATALFFIAFAESSFFPIPPDVLLIPLCIGDPSRAFLFAGLCSAGSVLGGVAGYGIGRWGGRPLLQKLFKAERLESVERYFDRYNAWAIGIAGLTPIPYKVFTLSGGAFAINFRVFLVASILARSLRFFALATLLYFFGEPIREFIENYLDWLSLAFVVLLIAGFVFAGGGLRRASRDSEASPEEQS
- a CDS encoding adenine phosphoribosyltransferase — its product is MNDLKALIREIPDFPKPGILFYDITTLIEDPLGLRKTIDRFVWLFSQREIDKVVAIESRGFLFGPSVAYNLNAGFVPVRKPGKLPGETVGQSYDLEYGSDRLEMHAGAVAEGERVLIVDDLLATGGTAQATCNLVESQGGEVAGLGFIVELDFLAGRQRLEGYSVESLIHY
- a CDS encoding asparagine synthase-related protein: MKPASASGLPFEDPIRIARETPRSGFALLFRRNGRPAEERGLEASADLLGGTGPDGRGAWSQGPFAAIQHAHWTTDEEIDSVVPFVSPGSGVVILFQGRLDNRPELSASATESDAAVVARAYERWGEAAFERFLGPFALALYEPRDKRLLLARDPLGSRALFCHRRSDLLIAATEELAIIGHPEVEMELDRQRMSQFFAVRELTGRRTFFQGVEQLLPGEILAITGDDEKATRWWPFVPHAAPLRASPRVRAEAFRGTVAEAVRCRLRSRSRTAVSLSGGLDSTALAALAAEIGPPPLAVSWTFDRFPRCDERTYTRPLIAAHSLPFREVLCDDAGPLTELPSWPLHPTTPEQNAYRRFHQRSYAAIADAGLSVQLSGMLGDQLYGGTERWLWELLRSGRFATAARASVGAGGARRLAGAGLPPRVAARLRRRSDAPPWLTAEARRTLPAEPPWPQEAARSRRPTQYLRLLELMNGHGFAVERFFAARHGVEVRYPLHDRRVVELALRLPTEDLRWRGQGRPVIRRALRGRVPDEILNRRDKTSFELVFWDALEQAPTEALLAAEDASWQQWVRADWLDRARRRDRGSAGIVLWTCLCFQLWTARALPSLRAWKRRSISGRQ